In the Plasmodium chabaudi chabaudi strain AS genome assembly, chromosome: 13 genome, one interval contains:
- a CDS encoding iron sulfur cluster assembly protein, putative, with amino-acid sequence MNRRLLNQCFQKSRSSSYINVLINNTNNCYQLCCRNYSDNVKDHFNKPRNVGSFDKNEKNVGTSIVGKASCGDVIKLQLKIEDDVIKDARFMAFGCGSAIASSSYATELIKGKTIDEALKIKNNDIASHLNLPPVKIHCSLLAEDAIKHAIKNYREKVIN; translated from the coding sequence atgaatagaAGATTGCTTAATCAGTGTTTTCAAAAGAGTAGAAGCTcctcatatataaatgtctTAATAAATAACACAAATAACTGCTATCAATTATGTTGCCGTAATTACAGTGATAATGTAAAAGaccattttaataaacCAAGAAATGTTGGATCATTtgacaaaaatgaaaaaaatgtcgGAACATCGATTGTTGGTAAAGCTTCATGTGGTGATGTTATAAAGTTgcaattaaaaattgaGGATGACGTGATAAAAGATGCTCGTTTTATGGCATTTGGATGTGGGTCAGCTATTGCTAGTAGTTCATATGCAACTGAATTGATAAAAGGGAAAACAATTGATGAagctttaaaaattaaaaataatgatattgcTTCTCACTTGAATTTACCACCTGTCAAAATTCACTGTAGTTTATTAGCTGAGGATGCTATAAAACATgccattaaaaattatagagaaaaagttataaattGA
- a CDS encoding mitochondrial ribosomal protein S11 precursor, putative, with product MLSSMIQFNKKIFLRNELFKTFIAPKENVVKGICFMNNLKTNNDRYRKFTTLSEEAVNAITNLKEVVKKQDKKKKNITRETLKNCQGHKRKYKLFGDREEFHNIDRDKNNLIIEPTDSFRAVITTSKNNVHIQVLNKSKNYKTIFNSFAGNVGFTKSLQQSERCAYRIGENIAKKCKRLGIFSIDIKFRRIMRVETVLQAMYANNLNITQIIHEPRLPKCGLNASKPRKRRRV from the coding sequence ATGCTTAGCTCTATGATACAATttaataagaaaatatttttgagaAATGAACTTTTCAAAACTTTTATAGCACCAAAAGAAAATGTAGTAAAAGGAATATGCTTTAtgaacaatttaaaaacaaataatgatagatatagaaaatttaCAACCTTATCAGAAGAAGCAGTAAATGCTATTACAAATTTGAAGGAGgttgtaaaaaaacaagataaaaaaaaaaaaaatataacaagaGAAACCCTTAAAAATTGTCAAGGtcataaaagaaaatataaattatttggtGATAGAGAAGAGTTTCATAATATAGATagagataaaaataatttaataatagaaCCAACTGATTCTTTTCGAGCTGTTATTACGACatctaaaaataatgtacatatacaagttttaaataaaagtaaaaattataaaacaatatttaattcttttgCCGGAAATGTTGGATTTACTAAATCTTTACAACAAAGTGAAAGATGTGCATATAGGATAGGAGAAAATATCgctaaaaaatgcaaaagaCTTGGAATTTTTTCGAttgatattaaatttagaaGAATCATGAGAGTTGAAACAGTTTTACAAGCTATGTATGCAAACAACTTAAACATAACTCAAATAATCCATGAACCCCGATTACCAAAATGTGGATTAAATGCATCAAAACCTCGAAAGAGGCGACGTGTCTAA
- a CDS encoding 6-phosphogluconate dehydrogenase, decarboxylating, putative: MTDDCDIGLIGLAVMGQNLSMNIASNGFKIGVYNRTYERTTETLKRAKEENLVIYGYKTLEELIKNLKKPRKIILLIKAGPAVDENINNILKYYEKGDIIIDGGNEWYLNSEKRIKICAEKHVEYLAMGVSGGEAGARYGCSFMPGGSKYAYDHVEEILKKCSAKVNTSPCVTYIGSGSSGNYVKMVHNGIEYGDMQLISESYFIMKHILKYDNKKLAEVFKKWNEGILNSYLIEITSKILDKKDDLTDNHLVDVILDVAGAKGTGKWTMLESIERGIPCPTICAALDARNLSAYKELRIHANNNFSNEIKINNTNEDLTNFENDLLNALYCCKIISYTQGLFLLKQVSKEMNWNLNLGEISRIWRGGCIIRAIFLDRITNAYKNNSALELLFMDKEFSDEMKNKLPSLRKIVNIAVQCSIPIPAFSASLAYFQMISSQHLPLNLVQAQRDFFGSHTYKRTDRDGDYHTQWE, translated from the coding sequence ATGACGGACGATTGCGATATTGGTCTCATTGGACTTGCTGTTATGGGTCAAAACCTCAGCATGAACATCGCTAGTAACGGATTTAAAATAGGAGTATACAATAGAACTTATGAAAGAACAACTGAAACATTAAAGAGAGCCAAGGAAGAAAATTTAGTAATTTATGGATATAAAACATTAGAAGAGTTAATaaagaatttaaaaaaacctcgaaaaattatattattaataaaagcaGGACCTGCAGTTGacgaaaatataaataatatattaaaatattatgaaaaaggtgatataataatagatGGAGGTAATGAATGGTATTTAAATTcagaaaaaagaataaaaatatgcgcTGAAAAACATGTAGAATATTTAGCTATGGGAGTTAGTGGTGGTGAAGCAGGGGCACGATATGGTTGTTCTTTTATGCCTGGAGGAtcaaaatatgcatatgatCATGTagaagaaatattaaaaaaatgttctGCTAAAGTTAATACATCACCATGTGTTACATATATAGGTTCGGGATCATCAGGAAATTATGTTAAGATGGTACATAATGGCATAGAATATGGTGATATGCAATTAATATCAGAaagttattttattatgaaacatatattaaaatatgataataaaaagttgGCGGaagtatttaaaaaatggaatgaAGGCATATTAAATTCTTATTTAATTGAAATAacatcaaaaatattagataaaaaagatgatTTAACAGATAATCATTTAGTAGATGTTATATTGGATGTAGCTGGTGCTAAAGGAACAGGAAAATGGACTATGCTCGAATCTATTGAAAGAGGTATTCCTTGCCCAACTATTTGTGCTGCATTAGATGCCCGTAATTTAAGTGCTTACAAAGAATTAAGAATAcatgcaaataataatttttctaatgaaataaaaattaataatacaaatgaaGATCTaacaaattttgaaaatgatcTACTAAATGCTTTGTATTGttgtaaaattatttcatacACCCAAgggttatttttattaaaacaagTCTCAAAAGAAATGAATTGGAACTTAAATTTAGGAGAAATATCAAGAATATGGAGAGGTGGATGTATTATAAGAGCTATTTTTCTAGACCGTATAActaatgcatataaaaataatagtgcTTTAGAATTATTGTTTATGGATAAAGAATTTTCCGacgaaatgaaaaataaattaccATCCTTAAGAAAAATTGTAAACATAGCTGTACAATGCTCTATTCCTATCCCTGCATTTTCTGCAAGTTTAGCCTATTTTCAAATGATATCATCTCAGCATTTACCCCTTAATTTAGTCCAAGCACAAAGAGATTTTTTTGGATCACACACATATAAGAGGACTGACAGAGATGGTGATTATCATACTCAATgggaataa